In bacterium, the genomic stretch ACCATGATCAGGCCAAGCTGGTCATCCCGGCGCTGGAGTCTGCCGCAACATTGCACAAAATCTCGGCCGAAACCGCTTTCAAGGGCGCTGACTGGCTCTACCACATCACTGCGCGGGCAGCCGCTGCAGTGGATGATAACAATTACCTCGGCGTTGCGTCCGGCGACCAACCCATGGCCAAGTACCCAGAGCCCTACTCGGTGGGCGATTATGTCACTCTCGCTTTTATAGATTCGAGCGGCCGGCCTTGGGCTACGGATTTCCGCCGTCCGGCCGAAGGGTACGTCTGGAATATCGCGGTCACCACCAATCAATCGGAAAAAACAGTGCAATTGCACTTTCACTGCTCCGGACAATGGCCGGAAACCCTTTCCGCCGGTTTATGGGACGAACGCGATCAGGTATGGATCAATCTGAAAAATGATTCGGTCTACTATTTCATCAGCGCCAAGAACAACGCCGTCCGCCGTTTTCAACTGCTGGCGGGCAGCAGCCGCTTTATGGCGGAGAACAGCCAGAGCGGCATGGTGACCACCACCGAGCTGCTGCAAAACTATCCCAATCCCTTTAACGGACAGACTGTGATCACCTATCAGGTCGTCAAAGAGGGCAAGGTGGAGATCGCCATCTATAATCTCCTTGGACAGAAAATACGCGTGCTCTATTCCGGGACCCAGACCGCCGGACGTAAACAAGAGATATGGGATGGTCGTGATGAGATCGGACGAATTGCGGCCTCCGGCGTTTATCTGATCAAAATGAACGGACCTGATTTCAGCGCGCAAAGAAAGATGATCTTCCTAAGATGAAAAAGATACTTTGGCTGGTGCTCATGCTGGCGTGGACCCTTGGCTATGGTCAATCTGTTCAGGGTGATCGAGTTCAAAAGGGTGTGGAAGCGTTTTACCAAGCCGAATTCGAGGCCGCGCAGACGCTCATGCGCCGGGCTCTGTCGGATCCGACCCTGCCGGCTTCCGATCGCTTTGATGCGCATCTGTATTATGCTTTTTCGCTGATCCGGCTCAATGGCCACCCTGACAGCATTCGCAGCCACTTGCAGCAGGCGGTGGCCATCGATCCAGTCCGCGAACTTAACACCCATCTGATTCCGCCGGATCTGTACGAGCAGTACCACTTTGTCAGACAGGCCAACATGGGCAGCCTGTGGATACAGTCCGATCCTTCATCAGCCATCGTGGTCTGCTATGACCGCCGTTCCGGCAAGTCGGTGTCCATGAACACGCCTGCGGCCTTTTTGAACCTGAGCGCCGGCGAGTTTGATTTTTTACTGCATGCCCCGGGCTATGATGATCTGCAGACGGTCATTCAGGTGAACGCTGGACGCACGGACACTCTTTTTTTTCAACTGGGAAAATTATCCAAGCCGTGGTATCGATCATGGTGGGCCCTGGGCGGAGGCGGCGCCTCGATTCTGCTGGCCTGGTTTATTTTCAACCGGGAGGATGATACCCGCGGCCAGAATCCTTCCGAACTGCCTCTTCCACCGTCACGGCCCTGATTCCGCGGCGTCGGGAATGTGCTAAGCGCCGTTCCGCTGTTTCCGTCGAGTGCAGCCCTGGCTCCACGAACGGCTAAAGCCGCGGGGGAGACTTTTCTTGTGCAATCGCTTTCGGCCGCACCGGCCAATGATCGAGCCAGGCGGAACGATTTTTCCTTCGGTCATTCATCAAACGGATTATTCCCTGGCATGGAGAGCGTGGATCTCTTACACTATGAGCGTCTTCTCTGGAGACAAGGTTATGAACAGATCGCCGGAGTGGACGAGGCCGGCCGTGGTCCCCTGGCCGGACCGGTGGTTGCGGCTGCGGTAATCTTTCCCCGCGGTCAGACCGCGCTGCCGGGCATCGATGATTCAAAACGATTGACCGCCAGGCAACGTGAGGCCGCAGCAGCCTTGATTCGAACCCATGCCCTGGCTGTCGGCATCGGCATAGTTTCGGAACAGGTCATCGACCAAATCAATATCCTTCAAGCCACCTATCGCGCCATGCTGGAAGCAGTATACCGTCTTAACCTGACTCCTGACCACTTGCTCATCGATGGCCGCGGCAGTCCAGAAACTTTTATCCCGGCCACGACGTTAATAAAGGGAGATCGTTTGTCCCTGAGTGTAGCGGCTGCCTCCATCATCGCCAAAGTGGCGCGGGATCAAAAAATGGTGGAGTATCACGCCCTGTATCCTCACTATCGTTTCGACAAACACAAGGGCTATCCGACCGCCGAACATTTGCGCGCGATCCGCCGGTGGGGCTGGTGTCCCATCCATCGACGCTCTTTTCATCCCAAACAGCTGCAGGATTTATCGCCATGGCCGCTTCCAGCTACGCCAAACGGTTAGGCGCCTTTGGAGAA encodes the following:
- a CDS encoding PEGA domain-containing protein, with protein sequence MKKILWLVLMLAWTLGYGQSVQGDRVQKGVEAFYQAEFEAAQTLMRRALSDPTLPASDRFDAHLYYAFSLIRLNGHPDSIRSHLQQAVAIDPVRELNTHLIPPDLYEQYHFVRQANMGSLWIQSDPSSAIVVCYDRRSGKSVSMNTPAAFLNLSAGEFDFLLHAPGYDDLQTVIQVNAGRTDTLFFQLGKLSKPWYRSWWALGGGGASILLAWFIFNREDDTRGQNPSELPLPPSRP
- a CDS encoding ribonuclease HII: MESVDLLHYERLLWRQGYEQIAGVDEAGRGPLAGPVVAAAVIFPRGQTALPGIDDSKRLTARQREAAAALIRTHALAVGIGIVSEQVIDQINILQATYRAMLEAVYRLNLTPDHLLIDGRGSPETFIPATTLIKGDRLSLSVAAASIIAKVARDQKMVEYHALYPHYRFDKHKGYPTAEHLRAIRRWGWCPIHRRSFHPKQLQDLSPWPLPATPNG